From the genome of Flavobacterium ovatum, one region includes:
- a CDS encoding altronate dehydratase family protein, whose amino-acid sequence MSKTFVQIHPNDTIIAALVDLPKGTVITHNDVEITLVENIKQKHKFTTTDLAVGDQIFMYGVLIAKATQPILKGAAITTENIKHASADFNESQEKFIWKAPDTSKFEGRTFNGYHRADGSVGTGNYWLVIPLTFCENRNIDVLEGALADKLGYQTKKDFAVDTDALIQKYKQGGSAEDILNTPIIATKEEITKNRLFPNVDGIKFLKHDGGCGGTREDSQVLCNLLAGYIVNSNVAGATIFSLGCQNAQIEMLQNAIKKLDPNFSKPVHYLEQQKSASERQLIEEAVKHTFIGLIEANKIERKPAPINKIVLGLECGGSDGFSGISANPALGYASDLLVGLGGTPVLSEFPELNGVEQDLINRCETKEDATKFSTLMRAYSASAIAVGSGFENNPSPGNIKDGLITDAMKSAGAAKKGGTSPVVEVLDYAERITKPGLNLLCTPGNDVECSTGLAGSGCNLIVFTTGLGTPTGNPIAPVIKMSSNTKLYEKMKDIIDINAGTVITGEDTIESMGEKLLEFIIKTASGEIITKAELKGQNDFIPWKRGVSL is encoded by the coding sequence ATGTCAAAAACTTTTGTACAAATACATCCAAATGATACTATAATTGCAGCCCTTGTTGACTTACCAAAAGGAACTGTAATTACACATAATGATGTTGAGATCACGCTTGTCGAAAACATCAAACAAAAACACAAATTTACCACAACTGATTTAGCAGTTGGGGACCAAATTTTTATGTACGGTGTTTTAATCGCTAAAGCAACACAACCTATTTTAAAAGGGGCTGCAATTACGACTGAAAACATCAAACATGCATCAGCAGATTTTAATGAGTCTCAAGAAAAGTTTATATGGAAAGCTCCTGACACTTCAAAATTTGAAGGTCGCACTTTTAACGGGTATCACAGAGCAGATGGTTCTGTTGGAACTGGAAATTACTGGTTGGTGATTCCGCTTACTTTTTGTGAAAATAGAAATATTGATGTACTCGAAGGCGCATTAGCTGATAAATTAGGCTATCAAACTAAAAAAGATTTCGCTGTTGATACCGATGCTTTGATTCAGAAATACAAGCAAGGAGGTTCTGCCGAAGATATTTTGAATACACCAATTATTGCTACCAAAGAAGAAATAACAAAAAATAGACTTTTTCCAAATGTGGACGGAATAAAATTCCTAAAACACGATGGCGGCTGTGGTGGTACTCGTGAGGATTCTCAAGTATTATGCAATTTATTAGCAGGCTATATTGTAAACTCAAACGTGGCGGGGGCTACTATTTTTAGTTTAGGTTGTCAAAATGCCCAAATAGAAATGCTTCAGAATGCGATCAAAAAATTAGATCCTAATTTTTCAAAGCCAGTTCATTACTTAGAACAACAAAAAAGTGCTAGCGAAAGACAATTAATCGAAGAAGCGGTAAAACATACTTTTATTGGTTTAATTGAAGCCAATAAAATCGAAAGAAAGCCTGCTCCTATTAACAAAATCGTTCTAGGATTAGAATGTGGAGGATCAGATGGGTTTTCAGGAATCTCTGCTAATCCAGCTTTGGGATACGCATCCGATTTATTAGTAGGGCTTGGAGGAACTCCTGTTTTGTCTGAATTTCCAGAATTGAATGGCGTGGAACAAGATCTTATCAATAGATGTGAAACTAAAGAAGATGCAACCAAATTTTCAACTCTTATGCGTGCGTATTCAGCATCTGCAATAGCAGTTGGTTCTGGTTTCGAAAATAATCCTTCGCCTGGAAATATCAAGGACGGTTTGATTACCGATGCTATGAAATCGGCTGGTGCGGCCAAAAAAGGTGGTACTTCGCCAGTGGTTGAAGTATTAGACTATGCAGAAAGAATCACAAAGCCAGGTCTAAATTTACTTTGTACCCCAGGAAATGATGTAGAATGTTCTACAGGACTTGCCGGTTCTGGTTGTAATCTTATCGTTTTTACAACTGGATTAGGAACACCAACAGGAAACCCTATTGCACCAGTTATTAAAATGTCCAGTAATACAAAGCTTTACGAGAAGATGAAAGACATCATTGATATTAATGCTGGAACAGTAATTACCGGTGAAGATACGATTGAAAGTATGGGCGAAAAATTATTAGAATTTATTATCAAAACAGCCAGCGGAGAAATAATTACGAAAGCCGAATTAAAAGGACAAAACGATTTTATTCCTTGGAAAAGAGGTGTTTCACTATAA
- a CDS encoding zinc-binding alcohol dehydrogenase family protein has translation MKYIVCEKPGEFILKEKEAPIRKENEALLQINKVGICGTDLHAYAGNQAFFTYPRILGHELASEVIEIGENARGIKSGDKVVVMPYISCGTCIACRNGKTNCCTNIKVLGVHTDGGMQEQITVPSNILLLANNLSDNEMAIVEPLAIGAHAIRRAAIQPGETVAVVGCGPIGIGIMKLAQIAGAKVIAIDMNEQRLAYAKEDIGVDYTVKAGENAVEEIMKITNGDLCTAVFDASGNKYAIEACPDYMSHGGRFVLVGLSKGELTYTHPKIHAKEMTLMCSRNATTEDFEHVISVLNQFPTDSFITHSVPFTEMIENFDSWLNPETGVIKATVVFNS, from the coding sequence ATGAAATATATTGTTTGCGAAAAACCAGGAGAATTTATCTTAAAAGAAAAAGAAGCTCCTATTAGAAAAGAAAATGAAGCTTTATTACAAATTAATAAAGTTGGAATTTGTGGAACTGATCTACATGCCTATGCAGGTAACCAAGCTTTCTTTACATATCCAAGAATTTTAGGTCATGAATTAGCATCTGAAGTGATTGAAATTGGAGAAAATGCAAGAGGAATAAAATCTGGAGACAAGGTGGTTGTTATGCCGTATATAAGTTGCGGAACTTGTATCGCTTGTCGAAATGGAAAAACAAACTGTTGCACCAATATTAAAGTATTAGGTGTTCATACTGACGGTGGTATGCAAGAACAAATTACGGTTCCATCCAATATTCTCTTACTAGCCAATAACCTTTCGGATAACGAAATGGCAATTGTAGAACCATTAGCTATTGGCGCGCATGCCATTCGTAGAGCGGCTATTCAACCGGGCGAAACTGTTGCAGTTGTGGGTTGTGGTCCTATTGGGATTGGAATTATGAAATTAGCTCAAATTGCGGGTGCTAAAGTAATCGCAATAGATATGAACGAACAACGTTTGGCATATGCCAAAGAGGATATAGGAGTTGATTATACTGTAAAAGCAGGAGAAAATGCAGTAGAAGAAATTATGAAAATCACAAACGGTGATCTATGTACCGCCGTATTTGATGCCTCTGGAAACAAGTACGCGATAGAAGCTTGTCCAGACTATATGTCTCATGGAGGACGCTTTGTTTTAGTAGGTCTATCAAAAGGGGAACTGACTTATACTCATCCAAAAATACATGCTAAAGAAATGACTTTAATGTGCAGTAGAAATGCTACTACTGAGGATTTTGAGCACGTAATTAGCGTGCTTAATCAGTTTCCAACAGATTCATTTATAACGCACTCGGTTCCATTTACAGAAATGATTGAAAATTTTGATAGTTGGTTAAATCCCGAAACTGGGGTTATCAAAGCAACTGTAGTTTTTAATTCTTAA